Genomic segment of Ischnura elegans chromosome 12, ioIscEleg1.1, whole genome shotgun sequence:
AGGTCGTATATCGTGTCTTCCTCGTCCACGATGTCCACCAATTCGACCTTGTCTCCCGGCTTCATGAGCGCCCAACCGTCTGCTCCCATTCGCATGCAGTCGAAATGGAGAAGCAGGAGAGTCGAACCCATCATCTTCGTGTCGAGGTCCATGCAGAGGTGAATGTTCTGGCCGGGGAAGTAGATGTCGTACAGCTTCATGCACATTTCCAGTCTCGGAGTGGGCACCCCAGGAATCACGATGGGCAGACAGATCGGTGGAGGGTTCTTGGCTGTAGATTCGGGACagaagagaaatttgaaaatattggaaGTTCATCAGTAATAAGGTAAGGCCCGTACGCAATAAATTAATTTGGGGTATCTTGGATTACGATCCACTAGGCTTATGAATGAAATATGCTATCGGTCAAAGCTCAGATTAGGTACCAATCGTGAAATTGAtttaacctcctcagtcccggcACTTATCTACCGTAATATTTtatctgaatttcatgttttccggttaattagttgaaaaaaaatgacatcAGCGATTGACGTGCTTCTGTATAATGCTGTCATCGGCCAGGAAGCACTAAAAAGTTGAGATAacgatcctctatattatttctactgtatagatacctttttctcaacttacacgcaatcaaactctacaaatgaggcaccaaaatgcacagaattaatcagagaacatacgacggcatatcttccttcctaaatattgctattgttgcctaaaattggtttttaaaaataaaaaaaataatcgataaaaaaatcgattccggcaagattgtcctcatcccaagaatacagttaacgccgtcggatcccaccatgccttttaatttaactcgcagacaatttcctattaaggtttcctatgcgatgactattaacaagtcTCAGGGTCAGACcatgcaaagagctggcttattcctgcctggccttgtattctctcatggccaactttatgtagcattctctagggtaagatcttttcaaaatatttttgtaaatattaaggaaaaccctaaacaagtattaacagaggatagtgtatttacttccaatgttgtgtttaaagaggtcctctgacctcaatttgtacatgaacattccaattaaatttgtacataagaccctgccttttttctgcattttaaaattagaaacgcgcctatccctctgtggacctgcattaaaaagagcgggggaagcccgctgggagcgggcgcatcacgctcgtatttcACTTAACCTAGTAAGAAAtaattcaaacgtcgatgtattgtTTACAATACaccgggactgaggaggttaagGGAACTTTAAACACTGTATAGGGCTGTCGGTAGCTATCGTTGTTTTCCTAGCTTCTGTCTACTTAACTCTTTTTACAACTAATTATGATCTGGAGTGTACCGTTTTATGAAACGTGGACGCAGtaccaattaattttcaattgaccgactggtttcgaagttagcagaggtttgcgttgtttacaacaactccgttgattttagtggtataaacaatttgttttgagCAAACTGCTAACAATAGATGTgccttctttatatcaaaattgcaagtaattGGAACAAAAACttcgggaatgccaagcgctcaaaattgggcaacttgattttacgcgcaaaaaacgggtacttttttgaaaaaaaattaagtacaggaaatactattgagctgAAGATTTTTTAACGCAAAAGATACAACGTACAAacaaattctctttcgtatgctttttgttgcattgaaattgattgctttgtttagacgctagagctcctcaaattcgggtatcttgttttttttttaaacagacaGTAGGAAttaggacgagagaagactggaggcattcgaagtacgggtgtggagaagaatggagaaggtgaagtggaagacgaggaggagggacgacgaagtgctggacatggtgggtaaggagaggcagcctctagagaagatacggatgagacagaaggtatggatggagcgggtaATTTGCGGGGAGGGATATTAAAACGGTGATAgagggaaaaatagatatttttaatttatgtcatCAAAAATGCTAAGGAATCATCTACTGCATTCAACTAGTGCTTTTAATAACTTCTGTAATCTTTTAAGAATTGTATCCGTACAGGACTACTTGAAGAAATCCGAAAGTATAAAAGTATCTTACCTGAGAGGGAATTATTCCACAGCATATTATCGTTCATCAGTATCATCATATCGAGGGAAAATTCCATTGGGTTGAATCCAAAGATCATGCAACctgaattgaaaaatatcttgtcattatttttgaggaaaattcgTATTTTAGATGTAAAGCagatatttttggaatttatataattgatttttttggaaGTATTGTTTTGAAAACTAATTATTGTTTATCGAAGTACTCATTTTCATCAACTATAAGCAGAAAGGTTAAGTACCAAAAATATTTAACGGGCTATTCTACGTAGGACAGGTGAATGGTAGTAAATCGTGGCTGAAACAATGTGCCTTTTGGATAAATCACGAGAAAAATGATTTCTTACACCTCTGCTTTTTCGAAAATACTTCTTTGATTTTGTGGTCATCAAGTAAAGTAATAACTTGAGTACAAGAGAAAATTTACGAAGACatgaattttatgatttcaatgcTTAATCGTCGGAATGTATTACCTTCTCTTGCGAAGTTCATTTGCTCTATATTGAATCCAGCGCAGCATTTGCACATGAGCGATTCGCAGTTGCATGGATTTTGCAATATCCTCAGGTTGTGCTTCTCCATCGTTTCGTCATTCATGATTTCAATTGTTGTGCCTTCGCTTGCATCTCCTTGGCGAAGTATCTTCCACCGAACTAGAAAGATaacgaatgaaataaataaacatagtAATAATCACATTTACAGCTTTGGGTATTTTTGGAACATGGCTGAACAGTATCTTGTCATTCATGGCTTAACAAGAACTTAACTTTATACGTAATCGCATGGTTGGGTGCCAAAAAGTATCGATAATTTTCAGAGGGCACTGAGtagaattttaataatatttttaaagttttcaacgATCACAAGTAACAATCAAATATTATATGATCGTCACCGGTTACTCGGTTACTTTTACTCAAATGCCTTTAACTCAACGTGTAAGCCAGCTCACGGCTTACAAGTAGGCGGCTCTAGGAATAATTAAGAAGTATTCAGGCGGTCCCCCTACCTTCATGAACTTTCAGCTTCAATTTAtaataaggcccactcccttttaTCCTATCTGAGAAatatattctctttcttccttcccctcgtttacccaacattctaccctctaacactgttttcaacatcccctccctgctaagtaggTACTCAGtccaaccataccttctgtctcctccgtatctcatttggaagctgcctctcctcacccatcatatccagctcttcgtcgttctttttcctttaaaatttgctgCGGTGAGGTTATGACAACTTGCTTTGCGCTTTACATTGTATTTCAATgggaaaatgtacgaattttacTGCATGCTCCGTCAGGGTCGATGCCGAAAGTAGCGATAACTTCAGAAAGTGTTGAGtagattaatattattaatatcaattttttcaattttctacgtttaaaagtaaaaattaatgaattctgATCGTCACCCGCAACTCAGTTGTTTTTACTGAGCTGCTTCTGACTCTGCATGTAAGCAGGTATTGTCTTTTACATTGCTTCACAACAATTTAACTAGGCCTTTCATTGGAGTTAAACTCTTGAGGATATCAGCTACTCGTTGACTAAAATTAAGGTGGTTTAGCTGGGCTTGGAATGGTTTGTTAAAGGATCAAATATCTCTTGGAAGTTGAGTGTTCAGAGAAGAAGTTTAGTGGCCGACGGGAGATAAATCTTCTATTGTAATGTTTATGAGCGAAATATTGGAAAGACTTGGTGTGAATACGCGTTCAGTTCGCGGTTGATTTTTCCGatgaaaatctgaaaatatgGTAAATCAGATTTGCTCcctattgatttttttcgttgTCTGTCTACCTTGAAAACATTTGTTCGTAGCTTATCGAATAGAAAAAGCGTTGAGGCAGGATTTCTCTACACGGTCGCATCCGTATTCCGTACATTTTATCACCGTCAAAAAGGATCGAAAAAACATCCACTAACTCATACatttgcatgggcgtacccagcggggagcaggaggggacagctgcctccccctagaagcaaaattaaatttagttcaaagaaatttttgaaaatatttccttaaatccAAGAAGTGATATTAGGTAGTAGAAAACatgtcattaaaatgaaaatattttttgagcaaataattgtaaaatttaataaagcgctgttgtatttttttgaaagtttgGTTTCCACAACCTTTTTTGTATTACAACCTGAACAATCTCGGCTtacccccctctagttttgatcctgggtacgcccttgtacatTTGTACTCCGCAAACGACGAGAAGCTAGTTGTTCGTTATGCGAAAAGAATTCTGGGGAAGAGCGAAGACTCCgtaaggaggaagaaagcacgcttgaagtgtgtatttaaaacttacagtggtgatcctgcgtggagggagctAACGAAGTGGTTAtaaggaccaagttatctagggaggagggatcataattataagattaaggccccaaggcagctgacagatagactaaaattttccttcctacatcgggggatagaggattggaatggcttaccagatgaaattttttctgagccatttccaactcacgcctctatatttaccagaaggaaagataaaatttaattttgagggctttgtaattgtatattttttaattttggtgtttcttgtctttttttctttggtcttagtatattattgtgtaaaaatggattttgagggcaatataaatgtagatatgtattgtatttttgctgatttggtgctaggtatacggggacatgtattgtgtaaaaatggttttttttatggatttttaaaaattttgtggtactaagtattttgttttgcattttggtttatgtatattattgtgtaataactttatgttaccacccgacttcatggtcgacttgtaaccaattatttaataataataataataaagaggaGCGGGCTACTTTTTCCATGTGAAAACTCAAGAGTACACTGTCGGTATATGGGCTCAAGAGATTGGGTTAATCAGCAAGATGGAGCGCGTCCTGTTGGTTTTGGTTTGATCAGTGGTCTAAAATATGTGTCGACTAGCGAACAAACAAATTTTGTCCCAAAAATAATCAAGATGTTTTATGCCTATAGGTACCATTACCATATACCTACTTCAGATCTTGGTGTAGCAGCAATATACTAAGTTTGGACGCCCGTGTCACGAAAGTAGGGTGAGGGGTATTGTGCGGAATGCGGACAGTTGCGGTCAAGGTAGCTTTGGGGACTGTcggaaaacggacgttcttaTCCACCGAGGCAGGTGAAATGAGCATGAGCATCCCTACACGAGAAGGCGAAAAATATTCCCGTAAAAGCCACTTGCTTTCTGCCGATGTTCGAGTTTGCATTCTCGGAAACTGGTTTTGAGGGAAAAGTTAAGTTCATTGCCGCTTCCAACGTTCCATGAATAAAATGCGATGTACCTGTAGGGTAAACATATAGGAGAGCGTCGAAGGTGGCTGTGTAGTAACCAAAAGCCGTATCCAACATTGAAACTGTAACAATTCTCCTTGGCAACGGGAGAAAACAATGGGAGTCAAATAATAGTGGACAAGAATTTTTGTTGACGACGCGGAACTAAACGAAAGGGGAGTCTCATAATGGAAATAGTGGCGTGCGGTCGTATGCGACGTCACTCCTGAATTTTCGTCCTGAATTCTTATCAATTGCGTTGCAAATTGAGTTaatttgatttgtaaaataataacacGTTTCGTAGCTCGTgatttttcttcgtgagtaatTACTcgtgaaaattgcatttttaatttttattaattttatttgtgcaaTAAAGTTGAACGTTTCAAAACCTTACCACAGCATTGGTTTGGGATAAATACCGGGTATTCCAAAATGATAAGCGGGCTTTTAACTCTGTATAATATTTGTTTAATTAAACTTACAGCAAAAAatgatacatcaaatgaaagagccactcaaacagttttgtttgttggcaaCAATGCTCATGTGCACCCAATTCTTCCACCGCAATCCGTTAGAGAGtgctagtagcaaagatggcggcTAGTGAAAAGAactgtttttttgttttacagtttgcaaagacagAATCTGTAATTTTTGTGTGATGTTCATTCCGTATTAAGTTCGTTTGTCATCTTCCACGTGATCAGGTAGCATTCGTGCCTCCACTACCAGCTAACCTTTccgaattaagaaacaggattgaagcagTTGCTGTAACAATTACTCGTGAGACACCTATCATCATTTGGGAAGAACTTGCATATGAGacgtttattttgaaagtggccTAACTCCATTTATCTTCAAGTCGAGATATTAATGGGTGTAAGGGcttcaatgaatttaaagataTTCGTATAGATACTAATGAGTCATACTGATTAAGCATATCTAAGGGTATTAAATTTATTGATCCTGTTAAAATAGTGGCAATTATTAAGTGGATAATAAGCGTTAGCATATTAGTTAAGTAAGAATGGAGTTAggccactttcaaaataaacggcTATTATCATCTTAACGTGTGCCGTGTTACGGATGGCGCTCTCGTTGAGCACTTGTAggcttttatgtaaaactatttgagttttttttacattttatgtatcatttatggctgtaagtgtaataaatatgtattagaaagcgttaaaatCCCACTATTCATTTAGAAACACTCGGTGCTTCAGTATTAGTTTGAGAAAAGGGGAAAATTAGCGGAGGAAGTAATTGTATAAAGATTTTAGGCCCGTTTTACACGGACGCGGGCGGTCCGCGTAACGCGCGCGGATGAGGTTCCAATGAAGTTAATGGAGGCTTCCGCATGAGTTcggaccgtccgcacgcggagaagccatccgcgtggcccctccgccccgcggatcatccgcgcgcgtaACGGCCACAGAGACAGATTTGTGCTTacacatgaacgcggacggctgatgcggacTAAGCAGATTTGTCATTGGTAAGAGAGCGAGCTTAGAGATAACAGTGCGAGTGTACTTTCGCTATGGATAGTGTAATTGACactgggaaaataattgaaaaaattatattcatcagcgcGTAGTTCAGTAAATATGGTCACTCTATGTCATCAGTTTTATGGTTACTATATGTTCAGTAATTATGGTCACTTTTAATGTTCCTCATTCCACAATAGGTTGCACCCAAAACCTCAggcacttttcttccgtttttttaaCCTGATATACAGCAATTGCTTGAATTTACGAATCTATTTATAAAGTACCTCCATATTCATCGTTAAAATGAACTTATTGCTATTGTTTATGCTGGATTACTTACAATTTGGTTCGCATCTCGCTGATGCTGCAAACAGGAGGAGGAGTAATTGAAAAGTACGGTGATGCATCTGGAAAGTGAAATTATGACATGAATACCATACTTGAAActgataaatttaaatgtaataattttatgattgctttccgggttaattccgcgtcgactcattaataataataatgataataaaatataatatgtctGTCATAATTTCGCGTCGACTcattaatagtaataatgatataaaaatgcaatatgTCTGTCATTATGAGTTGACACGGTATTAACTCGGaaaacaatcatcaatttaataaCCGCGGAAGAccatgtattaataataattttgatttataaagTGTACAAAAATATCGGAAGTTAAATATGGTGCGAAATCGAACGACATGATTTTCTTGGGCAATATAGGTTGATAGAACATAAAAGTGCCACTGTTAATTCAACTTATGCAGGGTGTTTAAGGAGGAGTCtgcaatgcttcaggaggtggtaggggtgacaattttaagcattttttgtcctataaacatgggtcGCCACTCTTTAGTTACTgggctatggcaacgcaaacatttatttggatgcactttgcatttACCATGGAAACAGTTTGTAATTAGGAATCCAGTCTTTtcagctcagtaactaaggagttgcgaccatatgtttatggacaaaaaattgcttaaaattgtctcccctacgacatcctgaattattgcagattcctcctgaaacttcCTGTGCGTGCGAATTGGATATAGCTGGGAATCGAAGTTAGTGGGCTTTGTCAAAGATTTGCTGAGCACGAGATTTACCGTATATTTGACGTGATTTAGAGGCAAAAATGTCAACTGTGTTGCACTACATGAAAAGGAATCTGAATGGTAGGTACGTCGCTGTTCtactaaaaaatttcaatcgaccACGCGGATTTCGTATGGATTCACATTATGACGTCATAATCATGGAAGTTACCATTAAACTAACAGTTTCATCTACCTCTCATAGGTactgtgcaagccaccaccagggtgtgtggcatggaATGATTCCATGCCATGTTAGCTGCAGTTAtactagccttaatcagaaacgcgcggACATAGGCCAAGCACACATCACAACGAAGCACGATTAgacagaaactaggagagtgctaaggtcACGAGCATGCTACCATGCttataaaactattagttagtaatagaaaacaaaaatttggcGTCGTAAGTAATTCATACATGAGTAATAAAATGCCTAGAAATGCATAAAGATAGTTAGCATTTACTAATATTAACTATAAAAGCAATTAACACAATACATTATTTATCAACTGTATATGGAAAGCCTATTTCATCTAATTATTATGGGAGGCTTAAGAACAGCAATGAAGAAAGAGCTAGCGACAATTTAGCAAAATCGAATATCCATAACCCCTTCTTTCAAAGCCAATAAACTACCTGTATT
This window contains:
- the LOC124169490 gene encoding uncharacterized protein LOC124169490; this encodes MHHRTFQLLLLLFAASARCEPNFRWKILRQGDASEGTTIEIMNDETMEKHNLRILQNPCNCESLMCKCCAGFNIEQMNFAREGCMIFGFNPMEFSLDMMILMNDNMLWNNSLSAKNPPPICLPIVIPGVPTPRLEMCMKLYDIYFPGQNIHLCMDLDTKMMGSTLLLLHFDCMRMGADGWALMKPGDKVELVDIVDEEDTIYDLVNEPGEENAPSEGSVAVAEVEDEAAEETEPADPTSANESRD